Proteins encoded by one window of Lathyrus oleraceus cultivar Zhongwan6 chromosome 1, CAAS_Psat_ZW6_1.0, whole genome shotgun sequence:
- the LOC127101945 gene encoding uncharacterized protein LOC127101945: protein MTRIEDFLGAPRAQVRHNPTPPPRPETPVRQEEMTEDTVKQEYQEFEHIPRVERRPSVVLVNRNQDPDQVVRQVRHDTAVGEQNLEAIIKRIIVRNGLSPCLQRQTYSSPLPDFVLQTELPRGWKVPKFTKFTGDTEESIVEHVARYQTEAGDIENKEDLKLKYFPSSLTKNAFTWFTMIPPQSIQTWIQLERLFHEQFYMGQSKISLKELASVKRKVIESIDQYLNRFRLLKERCFTQVPEHELVEMAARGLDYSIGRSWTPSTLGIWPNCPIGFDVSNI, encoded by the coding sequence ATGACCAGGATTGAAGACTTTTTGGGAGCTCCAAGGGCTCAAGTGCGTCATAACCCCACGCCTCCTCCTCGACCAGAGACTCCTGTTCGACAAGAGGAGATGACAGAGGATACGGTCAAACAAGAATACCAGGAGTTTGAACATATCCCAAGGGTGGAACGAAGGCCTTCCGTGGTACTGGTTAACCGTAACCAGGATCCCGACCAGGTGGTTCGACAAGTTCGACACGACACAGCCGTAGGGGAACAAAACCTAGAGGCTATCATCAAACGGATCATAGTGCGAAATGGACTAAGTCCGTGCCTCCAACGACAGACATACTCCTCGCCTCTACCAGATTTTGTCTTACAGACAGAATTGCCAAGGGGATGGAAAGTCCCTAAATTTACTAAGTTCACGGGGGATACTGAAGAATCCATCGTCGAACATGTAGCGAGGTACCAGACCGAGGCTGGTGACATAGAAAACAAAGAGGACTTGAAGTTGAAATACTTCCCAAGTTCTCTCACGAAAAATGCGTTTACCTGGTTCACGATGATACCTCCTCAGTCGATCCAAACATGGATACAGTTGGAAaggttgttccatgaacaattttacatgggacaatCAAAGATTAGTCTTAAAGAACTAGCAAGCGTTAAGAGAAAGGTCATTGAGTCAATTGATCAGTACCTAAACAGGTTTAGACTATTGAAGGAGCGATGCTTTACTCAAGTCCCTGAACACGAACTAGTCGAAATGGCGGCTAGGGGTCTAGATTATTCTATAGGAAGAAGCTGGACACCCAGTACCTTAGGGATATGGCCTAATTGTCCGATAGGGTTCGATGTATCGAACATTTGA